The following coding sequences lie in one Bacteroides helcogenes P 36-108 genomic window:
- a CDS encoding class II fructose-bisphosphate aldolase, with protein MVNYKDLGLVNTREMFAKAIKGGYAIPAFNFNNMEQMQAIIKAAVETKSPVILQVSKGARQYANATLLRYMAQGAVEYAKELGCAHPEIVLHLDHGDTFETCKSCIDSGFSSVMIDGSHLPYDENVALTKKVVEYAHQFDVTVEGELGVLAGVEDEVSSDHHTYTEPDEVVDFVTKTGCDSLAISIGTSHGAYKFTPEQCHIDPATGRMVPPPLAFNVLDAVMKELPGFPIVLHGSSSVPEEEVETINKYGGALKAAIGIPEEELRKAAKSAVCKINIDSDSRLAMTAAIRKTFAEKPAEFDPRKYLGPARDNMEKLYKHKIVNVLGSDGKLAE; from the coding sequence ATGGTAAATTACAAAGATTTAGGATTGGTAAACACAAGAGAGATGTTTGCTAAGGCCATCAAAGGTGGATATGCTATTCCGGCATTCAACTTCAACAATATGGAACAGATGCAGGCTATCATCAAGGCTGCTGTTGAAACTAAATCTCCTGTGATTCTTCAGGTTTCTAAAGGCGCCCGTCAGTATGCAAACGCTACTTTGTTGCGTTATATGGCTCAAGGTGCAGTAGAATATGCTAAAGAATTAGGTTGTGCGCATCCCGAAATTGTTCTTCACCTTGATCATGGTGATACTTTTGAAACCTGCAAGTCTTGTATTGATTCCGGTTTTTCTTCAGTAATGATCGATGGTTCTCATCTTCCTTATGATGAAAACGTTGCTCTGACTAAGAAAGTAGTTGAATATGCTCACCAATTCGATGTAACCGTAGAAGGTGAACTCGGTGTATTGGCAGGCGTGGAAGATGAAGTTTCTTCCGACCACCACACATATACTGAACCGGACGAAGTTGTTGACTTTGTTACAAAGACAGGTTGCGACAGCTTGGCTATCTCTATCGGTACATCTCATGGTGCTTACAAATTTACTCCGGAACAATGCCATATTGACCCCGCTACCGGCCGAATGGTTCCTCCTCCTTTGGCATTCAATGTATTGGACGCTGTGATGAAAGAACTTCCAGGATTCCCCATCGTTCTTCACGGTTCATCTTCTGTTCCTGAAGAGGAAGTTGAAACTATCAATAAATATGGTGGTGCGTTGAAAGCTGCCATCGGTATCCCTGAAGAAGAACTCCGCAAAGCAGCCAAGTCTGCTGTTTGCAAGATCAATATTGACTCCGACTCTCGTCTTGCTATGACTGCTGCCATCCGCAAGACATTTGCCGAGAAGCCGGCAGAGTTCGATCCTCGCAAGTATCTGGGTCCGGCTCGTGATAATATGGAGAAGCTGTATAAACATAAAATCGTTAATGTACTTGGTTCAGACGGTAAATTGGCTGAATAA
- the gcvT gene encoding glycine cleavage system aminomethyltransferase GcvT, with the protein MKITPFTEKHISLGAKMHEFAGYNMPIEYSGIIDEHLTVCQGVGVFDVSHMGEFWVKGPHALNFLQKVTSNNVAVLTPGKVQYTCFPNEKGGIVDDLLVYHYEPEKYLLVVNASNIEKDWNWCVSHNTEGAELENASDRMAQLAVQGPKAILALQKLTSINLSELPYYTFTHGEFAGEKDVIISNTGYTGAGGFELYFYPEAAMKIWDAVFEAGAEFGIKPVGLGARDTLRLEMGFCLYGNDLDDTTSPIEAGLGWITKFVDGKNFTNRVMLEKQKTEGVSRKLVGFEMIDRGIPRHGYELCNAEGEPVGMVTSGTMSPTRKIGIGMGYVKPAYSKAGTEIYIDMRGRKLKVQVVKPPFRKVD; encoded by the coding sequence ATGAAAATTACTCCATTTACCGAGAAGCACATTTCGTTAGGTGCAAAGATGCACGAGTTTGCGGGATATAATATGCCTATTGAATATTCGGGCATCATTGACGAACATCTTACCGTTTGTCAGGGTGTCGGTGTTTTTGACGTTTCGCACATGGGTGAATTTTGGGTGAAAGGCCCTCACGCGCTGAACTTTCTGCAGAAAGTGACTTCTAATAATGTGGCCGTCCTTACTCCGGGAAAAGTGCAATATACTTGTTTCCCTAATGAGAAAGGGGGGATTGTTGATGATCTTCTTGTATATCACTATGAACCGGAGAAGTACCTTCTTGTAGTGAATGCTTCCAATATTGAGAAAGACTGGAATTGGTGTGTCTCTCATAATACAGAGGGAGCCGAGCTGGAAAATGCTTCCGACCGCATGGCTCAGCTTGCCGTACAAGGGCCTAAGGCCATATTGGCTTTACAGAAGCTGACTTCCATCAACCTCTCGGAACTTCCTTATTATACCTTTACTCATGGGGAATTTGCCGGAGAGAAAGACGTCATTATTTCCAATACCGGCTATACAGGTGCTGGGGGATTTGAACTGTACTTCTATCCGGAGGCGGCCATGAAGATATGGGATGCCGTATTTGAGGCAGGTGCAGAGTTCGGCATTAAGCCTGTGGGCTTGGGAGCTCGTGATACTCTTCGTCTGGAAATGGGATTTTGTCTGTATGGCAATGACTTGGATGATACTACTTCACCTATTGAAGCTGGACTGGGATGGATTACTAAATTTGTGGATGGCAAGAATTTTACTAACCGCGTTATGCTGGAGAAACAGAAAACTGAAGGCGTTTCCCGCAAATTGGTCGGTTTTGAGATGATTGACCGTGGTATTCCCCGTCATGGTTACGAGCTTTGCAATGCAGAAGGAGAACCTGTCGGTATGGTTACGTCCGGAACAATGTCGCCTACTCGTAAGATAGGTATCGGTATGGGGTATGTGAAACCGGCATACAGTAAAGCAGGTACTGAAATCTATATTGATATGCGCGGGCGAAAGCTGAAAGTTCAGGTTGTGAAACCGCCTTTCCGCAAAGTGGACTGA
- a CDS encoding endonuclease/exonuclease/phosphatase family protein, whose protein sequence is MKKLLILFSFWFCAITLGAQNNSKRELYSVAFYNLENLFDTIHDTGKNDYEFLPDGSYKWTAKKYQSKLRNMSKVLGSLSKELVPEGPAFIGVAEVENRNVLVDLVKQPAISNYEFIHYEGPDKRGIDCALLYDPKQFSVTGSKLVPSVPFKGDTVHLTRGFLIVDGQLAGERVCVIVNHWPSRGAKAEVRIHAARQVEALKDSLLHKDKKLKLIVMGDMNDDPMDESMQALGARKYAKKVRKGEFYNPWWETLEDKGVGTLLYQGKWNLFDQIVVSKPLLKSRKGLRYDHNEVFIRDYLIQQDGKYKGAPLRTHGGRIWLNGYSDHLPTIIYLRK, encoded by the coding sequence ATGAAAAAATTACTTATTTTATTCTCATTCTGGTTTTGCGCCATCACCTTGGGTGCACAGAATAATTCGAAGAGAGAACTGTATAGCGTTGCATTTTATAATCTTGAAAACCTGTTTGATACAATTCATGATACGGGTAAAAATGATTATGAGTTTTTGCCTGATGGTAGTTATAAATGGACGGCAAAGAAATATCAATCCAAATTGCGGAATATGTCAAAGGTGTTAGGCTCTCTCTCCAAAGAGCTTGTTCCTGAGGGACCTGCTTTTATCGGTGTGGCTGAAGTGGAAAACCGCAATGTGCTGGTGGATTTGGTAAAGCAGCCTGCTATTTCCAATTATGAATTCATACATTATGAAGGTCCCGACAAGAGAGGAATAGATTGTGCTTTGTTGTATGACCCCAAGCAGTTCAGTGTAACCGGTTCCAAGTTGGTTCCTTCTGTTCCTTTCAAGGGAGATACGGTGCATCTGACTCGTGGCTTCCTGATAGTGGACGGTCAATTGGCGGGAGAACGCGTTTGCGTCATAGTCAATCACTGGCCTTCCCGTGGAGCGAAAGCAGAAGTGCGGATACATGCTGCCCGGCAGGTAGAGGCATTGAAAGACTCGCTGTTGCATAAGGATAAGAAGCTGAAACTGATTGTGATGGGAGATATGAATGATGATCCGATGGACGAAAGCATGCAGGCGTTGGGAGCACGGAAGTATGCCAAAAAAGTGAGGAAAGGAGAATTTTACAATCCGTGGTGGGAAACTTTGGAAGACAAAGGGGTGGGAACTCTCCTTTATCAAGGTAAGTGGAACCTGTTTGATCAGATTGTTGTCTCAAAACCTTTGTTGAAATCAAGGAAAGGATTGCGGTATGATCATAATGAGGTATTTATCCGTGATTATCTCATACAGCAAGACGGCAAATACAAAGGTGCTCCATTGCGTACGCATGGCGGACGTATCTGGTTGAACGGTTATAGTGACCATTTGCCTACTATTATTTACCTGAGAAAGTAA
- the pepT gene encoding peptidase T has product MTLVERFLKYVSFDTQSSEESGVTPSTPGQMAFAEFLKEELESLGLEEISLDEHGYLFATLPANTEKPLPAVGFIAHMDTSPDMSGKDVTPRIVENYDGKDIVLCAEENIVLSPSQFPELLDHKGEDLIVTNGKTLLGADDKAGIAEIVSAVVYLQEHPEIKHGKIRIGFNPDEEIGLGAHKFDVRQFGCEWAYTMDGGEVGELEFENFNAASAKITFKGRNVHPGYAKNKMVNSVRVANRFITLLPAHETPEHTEGYEGFFHLIGIGGDVEQTTVSYIIRDHDRTHFEDRKKQMERWVAFINGEYGEGTATLELHDQYYNMREQIEPVMHVIDVAFAAMKAVGVDPRVKAIRGGTDGAQLSFKGLPCPNIFAGGLNFHGRYEFVPVQSMEKAMNVIVKIAELIAAK; this is encoded by the coding sequence ATGACTTTAGTAGAACGTTTTTTGAAGTATGTAAGTTTCGATACTCAGTCGAGTGAAGAAAGTGGAGTAACTCCAAGCACTCCGGGGCAAATGGCATTTGCGGAATTTTTGAAAGAAGAATTGGAGTCCTTGGGACTGGAGGAAATCTCCTTAGATGAACACGGCTATTTGTTTGCCACCCTTCCGGCAAACACGGAGAAACCGTTACCTGCCGTCGGCTTTATTGCACACATGGATACAAGTCCCGATATGAGTGGCAAGGACGTGACACCCCGTATCGTAGAGAATTATGACGGCAAGGACATTGTGCTTTGTGCTGAAGAAAATATAGTATTGTCTCCTTCGCAATTTCCCGAACTGCTTGATCATAAAGGGGAGGATCTGATCGTAACCAATGGCAAGACTTTGCTTGGGGCTGATGACAAAGCCGGTATTGCCGAGATTGTATCAGCCGTCGTCTATCTGCAAGAGCATCCTGAAATAAAGCACGGTAAAATTCGTATCGGCTTCAATCCTGATGAGGAAATCGGATTGGGTGCACATAAGTTTGATGTCCGGCAATTCGGCTGTGAATGGGCCTACACAATGGATGGCGGTGAAGTGGGAGAACTTGAGTTTGAAAATTTTAATGCTGCTTCCGCCAAGATTACTTTCAAGGGACGCAATGTACATCCGGGGTATGCCAAGAACAAAATGGTCAATTCAGTCCGTGTGGCCAACCGCTTCATTACATTGCTTCCGGCACACGAAACTCCGGAACATACTGAAGGCTATGAAGGTTTTTTCCATCTTATTGGTATTGGTGGTGATGTAGAGCAGACTACGGTTTCCTATATTATCCGCGACCATGATCGTACCCATTTTGAAGACCGCAAGAAGCAGATGGAGCGTTGGGTAGCATTCATTAATGGTGAATACGGAGAGGGTACTGCAACTCTTGAACTGCATGATCAATATTATAATATGCGTGAACAAATTGAACCGGTAATGCATGTTATTGATGTCGCATTTGCCGCAATGAAGGCTGTTGGGGTTGATCCTCGTGTAAAAGCTATCCGTGGGGGGACAGACGGTGCACAGCTTTCTTTCAAAGGACTGCCTTGTCCCAATATTTTTGCCGGCGGACTCAACTTTCACGGGCGCTATGAGTTTGTGCCTGTTCAGAGCATGGAAAAGGCTATGAATGTCATCGTGAAGATTGCGGAACTCATTGCTGCTAAATAA
- a CDS encoding glycoside hydrolase family 13 protein has product MRKVFSILGAILLSLSTYAAMNVNKIDPPFWYAGMQNPELQLMVYGEGIGNATASVSYPGVSLSSTVKLESNNYLLVYLKLDKNVKPGKIVLTFTEGKKKLVREYELKKRAKKGCEHKGFDASDALYLLMPDRFANGNPDNDQIDGMAEYKVDRNDPNARHGGDLAGIGQHLDYFSDLGVTALWFTPVLENNMTGGSYHGYATTDYYRVDPRFGTNEEYRQLIEKSHARGIKIVMDMIFNHCGVEHAWIKDMPSKDWFNNPDHEKNFVQTSFKLTPHVDPYTSNYDFDQMNDGWFVTAMPDLNQKNPHVYRYLVQNSFWWIEYADIDGIRMDTYPYADYDAMSNWMKELNEEYPNYNTVGETWVTEPAYTAWWQKDSELSAPKNSNLKTVMDFSFFDKINTAKTEQTETWFKGLDRIYNNFVYDFLYPNPASVLAFIENHDTDRFLGESDNLPMLKQASTLLLTTRRIPQLYYGTEIMMNGVKSQSDGYVRKDFPGGWSSDKTTALTAEGRSKLQNDCYNFYKTILNWRKGNDIIAKGNMIQFMVQNGVYAYARQYKDKTVFVMLNGADTETILPLKFYKEILKDSKQGKDILSGKTILFDKELKMGPRESLVIEL; this is encoded by the coding sequence ATGAGAAAAGTTTTTTCTATCCTTGGAGCAATTCTACTCTCCCTAAGCACTTATGCAGCTATGAATGTGAATAAAATTGACCCTCCGTTCTGGTATGCCGGGATGCAGAATCCTGAGCTTCAGCTAATGGTATATGGTGAGGGCATCGGCAATGCCACGGCATCCGTCAGCTATCCCGGCGTCTCATTAAGCAGTACAGTAAAACTGGAAAGCAACAACTACCTGCTGGTATATCTGAAACTGGACAAGAATGTGAAACCGGGAAAAATAGTCCTCACTTTCACCGAAGGCAAAAAGAAACTTGTCAGAGAATACGAGCTGAAAAAACGCGCTAAGAAAGGCTGCGAACACAAAGGCTTCGATGCTTCCGACGCATTGTATCTGCTGATGCCCGATCGCTTTGCCAACGGTAATCCCGACAACGACCAGATTGACGGAATGGCCGAATACAAAGTAGATCGTAATGATCCTAATGCACGTCACGGAGGCGATCTTGCAGGCATCGGACAGCATCTCGATTACTTTTCCGACCTCGGTGTAACAGCTCTCTGGTTCACCCCGGTACTGGAAAACAACATGACCGGAGGTTCTTATCATGGCTATGCCACCACCGATTATTACAGGGTGGACCCGCGTTTCGGAACAAATGAAGAATACAGACAACTGATTGAAAAATCTCATGCACGCGGCATCAAGATTGTAATGGACATGATATTCAACCATTGTGGCGTAGAACATGCATGGATTAAAGACATGCCATCCAAAGACTGGTTCAACAATCCGGATCATGAGAAAAACTTTGTGCAGACATCATTCAAACTCACACCACATGTCGATCCATATACTTCCAACTATGATTTCGACCAGATGAATGACGGATGGTTTGTAACAGCCATGCCCGATCTTAACCAAAAGAACCCGCATGTTTACCGTTATCTGGTTCAGAACAGCTTTTGGTGGATTGAATATGCCGACATCGACGGCATTCGTATGGATACTTATCCGTATGCAGACTATGACGCCATGAGCAACTGGATGAAAGAACTGAACGAAGAATATCCCAATTATAACACCGTAGGTGAAACCTGGGTCACAGAACCCGCCTACACTGCATGGTGGCAGAAGGATTCCGAACTATCCGCCCCCAAAAACAGCAACCTGAAAACTGTTATGGACTTCAGCTTCTTCGACAAAATCAATACTGCCAAAACAGAACAGACCGAAACTTGGTTCAAAGGGCTGGACCGCATATACAACAATTTCGTTTATGACTTCCTTTATCCCAACCCGGCTTCCGTACTGGCCTTCATCGAAAACCACGATACAGACCGTTTTCTGGGAGAAAGCGACAATCTGCCAATGCTGAAACAAGCCTCTACCTTACTGCTCACGACACGCCGCATTCCGCAACTTTACTACGGAACAGAGATCATGATGAACGGGGTGAAAAGCCAAAGTGACGGATATGTACGCAAAGACTTCCCCGGAGGATGGAGCAGCGACAAAACAACCGCCCTTACAGCCGAAGGACGCAGCAAACTGCAAAACGATTGCTACAACTTCTACAAAACAATATTGAACTGGCGCAAAGGAAATGACATCATAGCCAAAGGAAATATGATTCAATTTATGGTACAGAACGGTGTATATGCCTATGCACGCCAATATAAGGACAAAACAGTATTCGTGATGCTGAATGGTGCAGACACTGAAACAATACTGCCTCTGAAATTCTACAAAGAAATATTGAAAGATAGCAAACAGGGGAAAGACATCCTCAGCGGCAAAACCATTCTCTTCGATAAAGAACTGAAAATGGGGCCGAGAGAATCACTCGTCATTGAATTATAA
- a CDS encoding transglycosylase domain-containing protein, with translation MTKNDYRKWRSLIENGSHYTTDTYRKFKKWYTKLYHNKPWYKKALASFTTFIVVFLLYLIMVDINFLWLFGKSPTLSSIHNPEQPIASEIYSADGKLIGKYFRENRSPVSYEEISPLLIKTLISTEDERFYQHFGIDFQGVFAAIKDMAKGDARGASTLTQQLVKNMFKVRSQYSTGIIGKIPGLKLLIMKSKEWITAVKIEMFYSKQEILTMYLNTVDFGSNAYGIKTACKTYFHTTPMEITCEQGATLVGLLKATTTYNPRLHPENSMKRRNVVLENLWKHHGITRAEYDSIKQIPINLNYNVETNYDGKALYFREAVADYLAPWCKENGIDLYADGLKIYTTLDSRMQQYAEAAANRQMRIVQRNFNNHWGNQAPWRDRNHREIPHFIEDLAKRTASYKILAAKYPAQPDSINYYLNLPHRLKVFDYDSGTRDTTISTIDSIRYMEHFMHCSFVAMEPQTGHVKAWVGDINFGSWKYDKVLSKRQPGSTFKLFVYTAGFNAGMSPCDYRIDQQDVYNVIEDNKPAKWIPRNANGEYTGDTLSLKAAFARSVNTIAVQVGQEVGIHKVAETAHVMGIKTPLEETPALSLGASDVSLLELVNAYSTVINEGKTHDPILIMRIEDANGKIIYEDKTEQRQVLPYETAFLMTEMLKAGLTEPLGTSQALWGYDLHRYNTEFGGKTGTSSNHSDAWFVGVTPKLIGGSWVGGEHRSIHFRTGELGQGSRTALPIFAYFMEQVLKDNSLKQYQARFPQAKEKISKEYGCRTIYHPHDTDSIAIDSIALKEIIEE, from the coding sequence ATGACAAAAAATGATTACCGGAAATGGAGATCACTCATAGAAAACGGATCTCATTATACGACCGATACATACCGGAAATTCAAGAAATGGTACACAAAACTCTATCACAACAAGCCCTGGTATAAGAAGGCATTGGCATCTTTCACGACTTTCATCGTTGTATTCCTCCTCTATCTGATTATGGTAGACATTAATTTCCTTTGGCTATTCGGCAAATCACCCACTTTGTCGAGCATCCACAATCCCGAACAGCCCATTGCCTCCGAAATATACAGTGCAGACGGCAAACTCATCGGCAAATATTTTCGCGAGAACCGTAGTCCTGTCAGTTATGAAGAAATCTCTCCCCTGCTCATCAAAACACTTATCAGCACCGAAGACGAACGATTCTACCAACATTTCGGTATCGACTTTCAAGGAGTATTCGCAGCCATCAAAGATATGGCAAAAGGAGATGCACGGGGAGCCAGTACCCTCACCCAACAGTTGGTGAAGAATATGTTTAAAGTCCGTTCACAATATTCTACAGGAATCATAGGCAAGATTCCCGGTTTGAAACTGCTTATCATGAAATCTAAAGAATGGATTACGGCAGTCAAAATTGAAATGTTCTATTCCAAACAAGAAATACTGACGATGTACCTCAACACCGTGGACTTCGGAAGTAACGCTTATGGCATAAAGACCGCCTGTAAAACTTACTTCCACACCACTCCCATGGAAATCACCTGCGAACAGGGAGCCACTTTAGTGGGATTACTGAAAGCCACCACTACTTACAATCCACGCCTGCACCCGGAAAACAGTATGAAACGCCGCAACGTAGTATTGGAAAATCTGTGGAAACATCACGGAATCACCCGTGCCGAATACGACTCCATCAAGCAAATTCCTATCAATCTGAACTATAATGTTGAGACAAATTATGACGGAAAAGCCCTCTACTTCCGTGAAGCCGTCGCTGATTATTTAGCTCCCTGGTGCAAAGAAAACGGAATAGACCTCTATGCCGACGGACTGAAAATATACACTACCCTTGACAGCCGCATGCAGCAATATGCCGAAGCCGCCGCAAACCGTCAAATGCGCATTGTGCAGAGAAACTTCAACAATCATTGGGGCAATCAGGCTCCCTGGCGCGACCGCAACCACAGGGAGATACCGCACTTTATAGAAGACCTGGCCAAACGTACCGCCTCCTATAAAATACTTGCCGCAAAATATCCCGCCCAACCGGACTCTATAAATTATTATCTCAATCTCCCTCACCGTCTGAAAGTATTCGATTATGATTCAGGTACTCGCGACACTACCATCAGTACAATAGATTCCATCCGTTATATGGAACACTTCATGCATTGCAGTTTCGTTGCCATGGAACCACAAACCGGCCATGTCAAAGCCTGGGTAGGTGACATCAACTTCGGTTCATGGAAATATGACAAGGTACTTTCCAAACGCCAACCCGGTTCCACCTTCAAACTGTTTGTCTATACGGCAGGATTCAATGCCGGCATGTCTCCCTGCGACTACCGCATAGACCAGCAAGATGTGTACAATGTAATAGAAGACAATAAACCTGCCAAATGGATTCCACGAAACGCCAACGGTGAATATACAGGAGACACTCTCTCACTGAAAGCAGCTTTTGCCCGATCGGTAAACACCATTGCCGTGCAAGTAGGGCAAGAAGTCGGAATACATAAAGTTGCAGAAACCGCACATGTCATGGGCATCAAAACCCCGCTTGAAGAAACGCCTGCACTCAGTCTGGGGGCATCGGATGTCTCTTTGTTGGAACTGGTCAATGCTTACAGCACCGTCATCAACGAAGGAAAGACCCATGATCCGATACTGATCATGCGCATTGAAGATGCCAACGGAAAAATCATTTATGAGGACAAGACAGAACAGAGGCAAGTGCTTCCTTATGAAACAGCATTCCTGATGACAGAAATGCTGAAAGCCGGACTGACCGAACCTTTGGGAACATCACAAGCTCTGTGGGGATATGACCTGCACCGTTACAATACCGAATTCGGTGGAAAAACAGGAACTTCTTCCAACCACTCGGACGCCTGGTTTGTAGGTGTTACTCCCAAATTAATAGGCGGCTCCTGGGTAGGCGGCGAGCACCGCAGCATCCATTTCCGCACGGGAGAATTAGGACAAGGCAGCCGCACAGCCCTACCCATATTTGCTTATTTTATGGAACAGGTACTGAAAGACAACAGCCTGAAACAATATCAAGCCCGTTTTCCGCAGGCCAAAGAAAAAATAAGCAAAGAGTACGGTTGCCGCACAATCTATCATCCGCATGACACTGACTCCATTGCCATAGACAGCATCGCATTGAAGGAAATTATAGAAGAATAG
- a CDS encoding tetratricopeptide repeat protein — MRKLIISLCLNACCSLLTAQNTNPIQEAMTNYDYETALSLIEQEIPTVPLLYQKGKALKGLGDNGKALQVFQEIAMQDSLNPRAYIEAAECCKSLAKSKEALSYYQNALKLNPDNKYARLQYISMLMSMKRYNESLQESNALAEKDSSAFVLHLRAESMGQVYDNTQIAQVIEAYQDIQRRYPEDYLSVAKLGNIYVAGGQYEDAIETTEKYRAIDSTNILVNRVNAQAYCLNKDYTEAIQRYEHLLQEKDSSFQTCFYAGISHYAIEDFYPAHDLLERALKDDDTNINVLYYLGRACSKTSWKKEGVKYLENAVNIAMPSDSIMTRLYVGLVDCYKMANMYKEQANAILEQYKEYDRNKHKLLYDAAFIYYYRLKNIPKAEQCLEAYLDTRPKEKQEQEVDEDGVPIIGENNRYNAAETWLNDIRKKRKEEKFFKGETEKE, encoded by the coding sequence ATGAGAAAACTTATTATCTCCTTATGCCTCAATGCCTGTTGCTCTTTATTGACAGCACAAAACACCAATCCTATTCAAGAAGCAATGACCAATTATGACTATGAAACAGCATTGTCACTTATTGAACAAGAAATACCGACTGTCCCCCTGCTGTATCAAAAGGGAAAAGCCTTAAAAGGACTGGGAGACAATGGTAAGGCCTTACAAGTATTCCAGGAAATTGCAATGCAAGACTCACTCAATCCACGTGCCTATATTGAGGCCGCCGAATGCTGCAAGTCTCTTGCCAAATCCAAAGAGGCACTAAGCTACTACCAAAACGCATTAAAATTAAATCCAGACAATAAATATGCACGCCTGCAATACATCAGCATGTTGATGAGCATGAAGAGATACAATGAATCCCTGCAAGAAAGCAATGCACTGGCTGAGAAAGACAGCTCTGCCTTTGTGCTGCATCTCAGGGCTGAAAGTATGGGACAAGTTTACGACAATACCCAAATTGCACAGGTAATAGAAGCTTATCAGGACATACAGAGAAGATATCCTGAAGACTATCTATCGGTTGCCAAACTCGGAAACATCTATGTTGCCGGCGGCCAATATGAAGACGCCATAGAAACGACAGAAAAATATCGTGCCATCGATTCCACCAACATACTCGTCAACCGGGTCAATGCACAAGCCTACTGCCTAAACAAAGACTATACAGAGGCAATACAGAGATATGAACACCTGCTGCAAGAAAAAGACAGCAGTTTTCAAACCTGCTTTTATGCCGGAATCAGCCACTATGCCATCGAGGACTTTTATCCGGCACATGACCTGCTGGAAAGAGCACTCAAGGATGACGATACCAATATCAACGTACTCTATTATTTGGGACGTGCCTGTTCCAAAACCTCATGGAAAAAGGAAGGCGTAAAGTATCTGGAAAATGCAGTCAATATCGCCATGCCCAGTGACAGTATCATGACACGTCTATATGTAGGATTAGTAGATTGCTACAAAATGGCAAACATGTACAAAGAGCAAGCAAATGCTATTCTGGAACAATATAAAGAATATGACCGGAACAAACACAAGCTGCTTTATGATGCCGCCTTCATCTACTATTATCGCTTGAAGAATATCCCCAAAGCCGAACAATGTCTGGAAGCCTACCTCGACACCCGCCCCAAAGAAAAGCAGGAACAAGAAGTGGACGAAGACGGTGTTCCTATTATTGGGGAAAACAACAGATATAATGCTGCCGAAACATGGCTGAACGATATCAGGAAAAAAAGAAAAGAAGAGAAGTTCTTCAAAGGTGAGACAGAAAAAGAATAG
- a CDS encoding type B 50S ribosomal protein L31 yields the protein MKKGIHPENYRPVVFKDMSNGDMFLSRSTANSKETVEFEGETYPVIKMEISSTSHPFYTGKSKLVDTAGRVDKFMSRYGNRKK from the coding sequence ATGAAAAAAGGTATTCATCCAGAAAATTACCGCCCGGTAGTATTCAAAGATATGTCAAATGGTGACATGTTCTTGTCTCGTTCAACTGCAAACTCTAAAGAAACAGTAGAATTCGAAGGAGAAACTTATCCGGTGATAAAAATGGAAATTTCCAGCACTTCTCACCCGTTCTATACAGGTAAGTCTAAGTTGGTTGACACTGCCGGTCGCGTTGACAAGTTCATGAGCCGCTACGGCAACCGCAAGAAATAA